From Polynucleobacter sp. MWH-Braz-FAM2G, a single genomic window includes:
- a CDS encoding flavin reductase family protein, with amino-acid sequence MTPFTSQELRKGFSSFATGVTVITCLDEDGNPHGITISSFNTVSLEPPLILWSLKKHSRLMPWVELGKKQLIHVLERSQEHLAMHFATVKVNQFNGISHKIATSGLTQIDDCVAYYECETVCVHTGGDHNIIVAKVINLKNHPERDPLIFARSKFVGLDFAETKTSQSE; translated from the coding sequence ATGACCCCATTTACTTCTCAAGAGCTGCGCAAAGGTTTTTCATCATTTGCCACTGGGGTCACTGTTATCACCTGCCTTGATGAAGATGGAAATCCTCACGGCATTACTATTAGCTCCTTCAATACAGTTTCTCTAGAGCCACCATTAATTCTCTGGAGTTTAAAAAAGCATTCACGCCTAATGCCCTGGGTTGAGCTTGGTAAAAAACAATTAATTCATGTTCTTGAACGTTCTCAAGAGCATTTAGCAATGCATTTCGCCACAGTCAAGGTAAATCAATTCAATGGCATAAGCCATAAGATTGCAACAAGTGGGCTCACACAAATAGATGATTGCGTTGCTTATTACGAATGTGAAACCGTTTGTGTTCACACTGGCGGAGATCACAACATCATTGTTGCTAAAGTCATCAACTTAAAGAATCACCCAGAGCGAGATCCTCTCATTTTTGCGCGCAGCAAATTTGTTGGCCTTGATTTCGCAGAAACTAAAACCAGCCAATCTGAATAA
- a CDS encoding MDR family oxidoreductase, protein MFKAILVNKDDQGYRAELAQVDEARLPEGDVRVKVLYSTLNYKDGLAITGKGPVVRSFPMVPGIDFAGEVLESTNPDFKAGDMVLLNGWGVGEGHWGGLGQQARVKGDWLIPLPKGFTAKQALAIGTAGYTAMLCVMALQKHGLKPSDGEVLVTGAAGGVGSFAISLLSKLGFTVVASTGRMAEADYLKKLGASEVIDRATLSAPGKPLAKERWAAVVDSVGSHTLANACAQTKSDGAVAACGLAQGMDFPSTVAPFILRGVTLYGINSVTVPRAKRIAAYEQLSQLVDLKTLDEISHEITLEDSIKYAQELMAGNVRGRLIVDVNK, encoded by the coding sequence ATGTTTAAAGCAATATTGGTGAATAAAGATGATCAGGGATATCGTGCCGAATTAGCCCAAGTAGACGAGGCTAGGCTCCCAGAGGGTGATGTTCGTGTAAAAGTGTTGTATTCGACTCTGAACTATAAGGATGGTCTGGCCATTACAGGCAAAGGTCCAGTGGTACGTAGCTTCCCTATGGTCCCCGGGATTGATTTTGCTGGTGAGGTACTTGAAAGCACCAATCCTGATTTCAAGGCCGGTGATATGGTTCTTCTCAACGGCTGGGGAGTCGGCGAAGGTCATTGGGGTGGTTTAGGACAGCAGGCTCGAGTGAAGGGTGACTGGTTGATTCCGCTCCCCAAAGGCTTTACTGCTAAACAAGCACTAGCTATTGGTACTGCAGGCTATACCGCTATGCTGTGTGTCATGGCCTTGCAGAAACATGGTCTCAAGCCAAGTGATGGCGAAGTTTTAGTAACTGGTGCAGCAGGTGGGGTTGGCAGCTTTGCTATTTCACTGCTGAGTAAATTGGGCTTCACAGTTGTGGCTAGTACGGGGCGTATGGCAGAAGCTGATTACTTGAAGAAATTGGGCGCATCCGAAGTAATAGATCGTGCGACTTTATCAGCTCCTGGTAAGCCGTTGGCAAAAGAGCGTTGGGCAGCAGTGGTTGATAGTGTGGGCAGTCATACTTTGGCTAACGCATGTGCGCAGACTAAGAGTGATGGTGCGGTTGCTGCCTGCGGGCTGGCTCAAGGTATGGATTTTCCCTCTACTGTTGCGCCATTCATTTTGCGTGGTGTGACCTTGTATGGCATCAATAGTGTGACTGTTCCTCGTGCAAAAAGAATTGCCGCATATGAACAATTGAGTCAGTTGGTTGATTTGAAAACCTTAGACGAAATCTCTCATGAAATTACGCTTGAGGATTCGATTAAGTACGCACAAGAGTTAATGGCTGGAAATGTGCGTGGACGATTAATTGTCGACGTTAATAAATAA
- a CDS encoding glutathione S-transferase family protein, with amino-acid sequence MMRLWGRKSSINVQKVLWCLAELGLEEGKDFERVDAGLHFGINNTPEFLKMNPNGLVPTLEDGDLILWESNTIMRYLVSQYDKAERFPKGVAAQYSSEKMMDWQLATLWPPLRTAFLGLTRTPEKDRNYDAIYKGYQATNQTLGLLDQILSSQDYCSGNQFNIGDIVVALGVHRWVLLNDTFPEKTGSRSELKNVERWLKQLRAETLFSEFADKELNIVK; translated from the coding sequence ATGATGCGTTTATGGGGTCGCAAAAGTTCTATCAACGTTCAAAAAGTATTGTGGTGCCTTGCGGAGCTTGGGCTTGAAGAAGGCAAAGACTTTGAACGTGTAGATGCAGGCCTTCACTTTGGAATCAACAATACACCTGAGTTTCTGAAGATGAACCCAAATGGGCTTGTTCCCACATTAGAAGATGGAGACCTAATCCTCTGGGAATCCAACACCATCATGCGTTACTTGGTTTCGCAGTACGACAAAGCTGAACGCTTTCCAAAAGGTGTCGCAGCTCAATACAGCTCTGAAAAAATGATGGATTGGCAACTTGCAACCCTTTGGCCTCCATTGCGCACTGCCTTTCTAGGGCTAACTAGAACACCCGAAAAAGATCGAAATTACGATGCCATATACAAAGGCTATCAAGCTACAAACCAAACCCTTGGCTTGCTAGATCAGATCCTATCTTCGCAAGACTATTGTTCAGGCAATCAATTTAATATTGGCGATATCGTGGTTGCTCTAGGCGTTCATCGCTGGGTTTTACTAAACGATACCTTTCCAGAAAAAACTGGTTCTCGCAGCGAACTAAAAAATGTTGAGCGCTGGTTAAAGCAGTTAAGAGCTGAAACTCTCTTTAGCGAGTTTGCCGACAAAGAATTGAATATCGTTAAATAA